The Hydrogenophaga crocea genome contains a region encoding:
- a CDS encoding aromatic ring-hydroxylating dioxygenase subunit alpha — translation MNKEMSETLTRVGPGTRMGELLRRYWVPALASREIAEADGPQVRVQLLGEKLLAFRNTEGRACLISEFCSHRGVSLYFGRNEENGIRCAYHGVKFDGDGKCVDVPSSPQSCARMHIKGYPCVERGGIVWAYMGPAEHQPAPPEIEWCTLPESHVYVSKRLQYSNWLQAMEGGIDTAHVSYVHRYEVDTDPMHQGVKALDYIKADGNVVFEIEKTPYGLGLFGRRNGEPDSYYWRVTQWLFPWFTLIAPFGEHALGGHVWVPIDDHHCWAWSINWQPFRPLTDEERSAMEAGQGIHVEYEAPGSFVPKANRDNDYLMDRVAQREKRSYSGVFGFSAQDYSLQESMGPIQNHEAEQLLPTDKAIVMARRMLAEAATGIEQGITPPALDASQQRVRPAGVLLPKEQNPVEWAKEHLANSIEKPVFTL, via the coding sequence ATGAACAAGGAAATGTCGGAGACCCTGACCCGCGTGGGTCCTGGCACCCGCATGGGCGAACTGCTGCGCCGTTACTGGGTGCCCGCGCTCGCATCGAGGGAAATCGCCGAAGCCGACGGACCGCAGGTACGCGTGCAACTGCTGGGCGAAAAGCTGCTGGCCTTTCGCAACACGGAGGGCCGCGCCTGCCTGATCAGTGAGTTCTGCTCGCACCGTGGCGTATCGCTGTACTTCGGTCGCAACGAAGAAAACGGCATTCGTTGCGCGTACCACGGCGTCAAATTCGACGGCGACGGCAAGTGCGTGGACGTCCCGTCTTCGCCCCAGTCGTGCGCGCGCATGCACATCAAGGGCTATCCCTGCGTGGAGCGCGGCGGCATCGTCTGGGCGTACATGGGTCCAGCCGAGCACCAGCCCGCCCCGCCCGAAATCGAGTGGTGCACACTGCCCGAGAGCCACGTGTACGTGTCCAAGCGGCTGCAATACAGCAACTGGCTGCAGGCGATGGAAGGTGGCATCGACACCGCGCACGTGTCCTACGTGCACCGCTACGAGGTGGACACCGACCCGATGCACCAGGGCGTGAAGGCGCTCGACTACATCAAGGCCGATGGCAACGTGGTGTTCGAGATCGAAAAAACGCCATACGGCCTGGGTCTGTTCGGCCGTCGCAATGGCGAGCCCGACTCCTACTACTGGCGCGTCACGCAGTGGCTGTTCCCCTGGTTCACGCTGATCGCGCCTTTCGGCGAGCACGCACTGGGTGGCCACGTGTGGGTCCCCATCGACGACCACCATTGCTGGGCGTGGAGCATCAACTGGCAGCCCTTCCGTCCGCTGACCGACGAAGAGCGTTCGGCCATGGAGGCAGGTCAGGGCATCCACGTGGAGTACGAGGCCCCGGGTAGTTTCGTCCCCAAGGCCAATCGCGACAACGACTACCTGATGGACCGTGTGGCGCAGCGCGAGAAGCGTTCGTACAGCGGCGTGTTCGGCTTCTCCGCGCAGGACTACTCCCTGCAGGAAAGCATGGGCCCGATCCAGAACCACGAGGCCGAGCAACTGCTGCCCACCGACAAGGCCATCGTGATGGCGCGTCGCATGCTGGCAGAAGCCGCAACGGGAATTGAACAGGGGATCACTCCTCCTGCGCTGGACGCCAGCCAGCAGCGGGTGCGGCCCGCCGGCGTCCTGCTGCCCAAGGAGCAGAACCCCGTCGAGTGGGCCAAAGAGCATCTGGCCAACAGCATCGAGAAGCCGGTTTTCACTCTGTAA